AATAAATATAAATCGAGGAAGCCGGGAAAGGTGGAGGGCGGGAAAGGGTCCGGGTTCTGTAAAATAGGATATGGATATTGTCTCAAATCGTTGTCACTCTCCCGATAGCACCTCGGGACAGGTCGTTTGTCTCATATGCTTAATATCTCACCCCAACTCGTTAAGCAATTTGCTGCGAACCATCCTCCCCCCACCATCAAAAAAAAGGCACGGTAAGCTTAGCATATAAGCCCCGTGCCTCTGTATTTTTATGTTAATTAACTGTTATTACTATTTAATCGTCCATTTCTGGTTCCACAACACCAGAATAGGACTGGCGATGTAGATCGATGAGTAGGTTCCGGAGATTACGCCCACAAGAAGGGCGAGGGAGAAATCCTTGATGATAGCGCCGCTGTTGATGAAGGCAATGAAAACGGTCAGGACCACTGCGAAGGTAGTCAGTGACGTAATGATCGTTCGTGACAGACACTGATTGATACTGGAATTAATCCTTTCTTCGAGATTGCGTTTTATAACCGACCCTCCCATATTTTCCCGGATACGGTCGAAGACAACGATTGTGTCGTTGAGGGAGTATCCGACAATGGTGAGCAGTGCAGCGATTACCGGAAGCGAAAGCTCAACATCGACATTCGGGATGAGATTAAGAAAAGCAAATGCACCGATTGTAATGAGCACATCATGAAAAAGCGCCACAATGGCCGCAATCCCGAATGGTAAATGGAACCTGATACCGATATAGATAACGATAGCCAGGAGCGAGAGAAGGATCGCCAGCACAGCCTTTTGCTGCAGTTCACCACCGATTTTCGGCCCCACCTTTTCTTCTCTGCGGAGTTCGAAAGGGTTATCCGGATAGTTTGTGGCTACGGCTTTTTTAATATTATCGCCCACCGATTCGCCTTTGCTTTCGGTAGCCTTGACGGTTATCTGAATTTCATTGTCTTCGGGTTTACCGATAGTTTTAACTTCAGGAGAGCCGTATTCGAGCTGGTCGATAACCGATCTGATTTGTCCGATATCGTCTTTAATCGAATTTTCAAACTTGAGTTGAACGACTGTACCGCCTACAAAGTCGATTGAAAGGTTGGGGCCTTTGTTAACTATCAGCGATACAACGGTAATGAGCAGCAGGATACCCGAAAAAACGAATGCCTTTTTCCGGTTGCCGATGAAATTGAAATTTGTTGATTTAAAAAACTGCATGGGTGTTTCCTTATTGTTCAAATTATATGCTCAATTTTGTTACTTTTCTTGAACCGACAATAATGTTGAATATCACCTTGGTTACGAACAGAGCGGTAAACAGTGATGCGATGATACCGAAAATCAGTGTTATGGCAAATCCTTTAATCGGACCGGTACCGATCCACAGAAGGATAAATGCGGTAATAAGGGTGGTGATATTGGCATCCATAATCGTAAGAAATGCCCGTCCATACCCTGCATTAACAGCACTTCGGACTGTTTTCCCAACCGCCAGTTCTTCACGAATACGCTCAAAGATAATCACATTGGCATCGACCGCCATACCGATAATGAGGATAAGACCTGCAATACCCGGCAGGGTGAGTGTTGCATTGATTCCTGCCATGACAGCCATGACAAAGAGAAGGTTGAGAATAAGCGCGATATCTGCAATTACACCGCTGAGTTTGTAGTAGATACCCATAAAAACTACAACCAGTGCAAAACCGATGATAAAAGCCAGCGCTCCGGTTCTGATCGAATCCTGTCCCAGTGATGGGCCGATGGTTCTTTCTTCGATAATATCGACAGGAGCGGGTAGTGCACCGGCCTGGAGGACAACCGCCAGGTTTTTGGCCTCTTCCATTGTAAAGGAACCTTCAATCTGTGCCCGTCCCTGCGTAATCTTCTGACGGATTACCGGGGCCGAATAGACGGTGCTGTCAAGAACGATAGCAAGATATTTGTTT
Above is a genomic segment from Chitinivibrionales bacterium containing:
- the secF gene encoding protein translocase subunit SecF yields the protein MQFFKSTNFNFIGNRKKAFVFSGILLLITVVSLIVNKGPNLSIDFVGGTVVQLKFENSIKDDIGQIRSVIDQLEYGSPEVKTIGKPEDNEIQITVKATESKGESVGDNIKKAVATNYPDNPFELRREEKVGPKIGGELQQKAVLAILLSLLAIVIYIGIRFHLPFGIAAIVALFHDVLITIGAFAFLNLIPNVDVELSLPVIAALLTIVGYSLNDTIVVFDRIRENMGGSVIKRNLEERINSSINQCLSRTIITSLTTFAVVLTVFIAFINSGAIIKDFSLALLVGVISGTYSSIYIASPILVLWNQKWTIK